From the Rhinoderma darwinii isolate aRhiDar2 chromosome 12, aRhiDar2.hap1, whole genome shotgun sequence genome, one window contains:
- the CLMN gene encoding calmin produces the protein MAGHEWDWFQREELIGQISDIRVQNLQVERENVQKRTFTRWINLHLEKCAPPLEVKDLFVDIQDGKILMALLEVLTGQSLLHEYKSSTHRIFRLNNIAKALKFLEDSNVKLVSIDAAEIADGNSSLVLGLIWNIILFLQIKELTGNLNRMSSSSSLSSLPSGTESDTSHPSTPSTEKSMSVSIRDQRRTIKALLNWVQQRTRKYGVAVQDFAGSWRSGLAFLAIIKAIDFSLVDMKIALERSTRENLEDAFSIAKRSLNIPRLLEPEDVMVDSPDEHSIMTYVTQFLEHFPELDPDDFTEQNEEAPLEMTYVRYKDGPTEEEGKIITVTREEDEGYTVELQTRPLTPPEIHDYTEVNISDDLEKSEKKPFQVPTEKTHSQEMKSDSGGFKLDNVLRRLEMSPRRSDATRKSPSGPDTKAINGEGNNGGLEGPVGSFTILNGKNIPYHTDSADVPPNSNSSPPQEHKIGGANNRESSSAFQYISENEPSNLFYQTEVDQSQLKPRMTLGTLSSPKTSEDDDAYKYVLHQPKDSPVGNHTKQLTVFQAYKASDNDSHLQSSDREPEEADETDGTPKISIIPHDLFYYPHYSVPIADVLQAFADPCPDSLMEKTFTFDVSSEEQAGDNETLSSGVYLDTESTGSDTSVEESQEMILGVEDSVQNLNYAKTSSREPPVGSLANGSITQATRDVSRGDLVFHPGYNTTFQDVGTDSSEEEREEEWSRSKGYFCSRAGIEDDDDHLPEEDDRTDKQSAETEEFWLSRDVEDDGRAYKSGELNAEGWPNFSACPVVSGEGDRLLGFGTQGADEATIAGRLAAGSRHPSSSRQFPDSFRLLIFLWLLCYFLLILPELDMSKVTFFVDDD, from the exons ttgaAAGGGAGAATGTGCAGAAGAGAACGTTCACCCGGTGGATCAACCTGCACCTAGAAAAG TGCGCTCCTCCTCTGGAAGTTAAAGATTTGTTTGTTGATATTCAAGATGGAAAAATCCTGATGGCGCTATTGGAAGTGCTGACGGGACAAAGTCTG CTGCACGAGTACAAATCATCGACTCACCGGATCTTCCGTCTCAACAACATAGCCAAAGCATTAAAGTTTTTGGAAGACAGTAAC GTAAAGCTGGTCAGCATTGATGCTGCTGAAATCGCAGACGGAAACTCCTCGTTGGTTCTTGGTCTGATCTGGAACATCATTTTGTTTTTACAG ATTAAAGAACTCACAGGAAATCTGAATAGAATGTCGTCCTCTTCCAGCCTGTCCTCACTGCCCAGCGGGACCGAGTCTGACACGTCTCATCCCAGCACGCCGAGCACTGAAAAGAGCATGTCTGTTTCAATTAGGGATCAACGCAGAACGATCAAAGCTCTTCTAAACTGGGTTCAGCAAAGGACACGAAA GTACGGGGTTGCGGTGCAGGACTTCGCCGGTAGCTGGAGAAGCGGACTCGCATTCCTTGCGATTATTAAAGCCATAGACTTCAGCCTGGTCGACATGAAGATCGCATTGGAGAGGTCAACTAGGGAGAATCTTGAAGACGCCTTTAGCATCGCCAAGAGGAGCCTCAATATACCGCGACTTCTAGAACCAGAGG ATGTGATGGTGGACTCTCCTGATGAACACTCTATCATGACTTACGTCACACAGTTTCTTGAGCACTTTCCAGAACTTGACCCG GATGATTTCACAGAGCAAAATGAAGAAGCTCCCCTAGAGATGACATACGTCCGGTATAAAGATGGGCCAACCGAGGAAGAGGGTAAAATTATTACTGTGACTAGAGAGGAGGATGAAGGCTATACGGTAGAACTTCAGACAAGGCCTCTTACACCACCGGAGATACATGACTATACTGAAGTCAATATCTCAGATGATTTGGAGAAAAGTGAGAAGAAGCCATTCCAGGTCCCAACCGAGAAGACACATAGTCAAGAAATGAAATCAGACAGTGGTGGGTTCAAGTTAGATAACGTTTTACGGCGTCTTGAAATGTCTCCAAGGAGGTCTGATGCAACCAGGAAAAGTCCTAGTGGACCTGATACCAAGGctatcaatggtgaaggaaataATGGAGGTTTAGAAGGTCCAGTTGGCTCCTTCACCATATTGAATGGAAAAAATATTCCTTACCACACGGACTCTGCAGATGTTCCACCCAACTCTAATTCAAGTCCTCCCCAAGAACATAAAATTGGGGGTGCCAATAACAGGGAATCATCTTCAGCGTTCCAATATATTTCTGAAAATGAACCCAGCAATCTATTTTATCAGACAGAAGTTGACCAGAGTCAACTAAAGCCACGAATGACATTGGGAACACTGTCTTCTCCTAAGACAAGTGAAGACGACGATGCCTACAAGTATGTCCTTCATCAACCCAAAGATAGTCCAGTAGGCAATCACACCAAGCAGTTGACAGTCTTCCAAGCCTATAAAGCAAGTGACAACGATAGTCATCTCCAGTCTTCAGACCGTGAACCAGAAGAAGCAGATGAGACTGATGGCACACCAAAGATTTCCATCATCCCTCATGATCTATTCTATTATCCTCATTATAGTGTCCCCATCGCAGATGTCTTGCAAGCGTTCGCTGACCCCTGTCCGGATAGCCTCATGGAGAAGACCTTTACTTTTGATGTTTCTTCTGAGGAACAAGCAGGAGACAATGAGACGCTCAGTAGTGGAGTCTACTTGGACACGGAGTCAACAGGAAGTGACACTTCGGTGGAAGAGTCTCAGGAGATGATATTGGGTGTGGAGGACTCGGTACAGAATCTAAATTATGCAAAAACAAGTTCACGGGAGCCTCCAGTGGGGTCATTGGCAAATGGATCAATAACTCAAGCTACCCGTGATGTGTCAAGAGGCGATCTCGTCTTCCATCCTGGCTATAACACCACATTTCAG GATGTCGGTACAGATAGTTCAGAGGAGGAACGGGAGGAGGAATGGTCTAGAAGTAAAGGATATTTCTGTAGCAGAGCGGGTATAGAGGATGATGATGATCATTTACCAGAGGAAGACGACAGAACAGACAAGCAATCTGCAGAAACTGAGGAGTTCTGGCTGTCCAG GGATGTAGAGGATGACGGCCGTGCGTACAAGAGCGGAGAACTGAACGCTGAAGGATGGCCG AATTTTTCAGCCTGTCCCGTTGTCAGTGGAGAAGGAGACCGGCTTTTAGGATTTGG GACACAAGGGGCGGATGAGGCCACCATTGCAGGAAGACTTGCAGCGGGCTCCAGACATCCATCCTCCAGTCGTCAGTTCCCGGACTCCTTCCGTCTTCTCATCTTTCTGTGGCTCCTCTGCTATTTCTTGCTGATCCTGCCGGAGTTGGATATGAGCAAAGTTACATTTTTTGTAGATGACGACTAA